A single Anopheles arabiensis isolate DONGOLA chromosome 2, AaraD3, whole genome shotgun sequence DNA region contains:
- the LOC120898355 gene encoding serine/threonine-protein kinase mig-15 isoform X5, producing MAHQMLAPSVNCSLDDIDLNALKDPAGIFELIEVVGNGTYGQVYKGRHTKTGQLAAIKVMDVTEEEEEEIKLEINVLKKYSNHRNIATYYGAFIKKTPAGKDDQLWLVMEYCGAGSVTDLVKSTKGQSLKEEWIAYICREILRGLSYLHTNKVIHRDIKGQNVLLTDNAEVKLVDFGVSAQLDKTIGRRNTFIGTPYWMAPEVIACDENRDATYDNRSDLWSLGITALEMAESQPPLCDLHPMRALFLIPRNPPPRMKSKKWSKKFHSFIDTVLVKDYHQRPYTEQLLKHPFIKEQPTERQVRIQLKDHIDRCKKRKQEKERDDYRYSGSENDDDDGQTAGEPSSIIQAPGNDTLRRTFHQIQEGRMQNAEQQQPPNRNQKPQPRDERSKPQPVEEPGPPSRPQLPQRLIVVPDPPANSNANRPLPPTPRSGSGSSSQPQQPSSQTPQQPARNQQNFFKPVLPPRRPEELDMLAAQLNELGVSSPPQQSQQAQPEAPPRNNRPQPGPPVPGSQQQQQQVSAGGVGASGVGKAPAIAPNGNNNSSNGAGGGSGGGVGGNINNNNHHPQPINPLDPIESSDSDSEPEEPNGRTRNDGTLLASDPPMPLPEFSYRTGGLGVLAESDQNNQSSSSTTAGGGGGGASGASVLSPPGGGGGGGGGPPNRPLPPTPDDDDAQGDGTLIKRNFDNKSTPSLGTTTTSSSASTGSTTHSESDEAVLLRDWDFERFFPSNERPKAAQRHSMSDKTSSSSSNSPADSNGRLRPPNAIDNKTRKELANSTASCGMKKPYPHHGMNLAYAEKRKVEEMNNKIRLEEQVKHEIFTRQRLQFDKASSPSRGPGGQQSQQQQQQNAHKRQESDSRLPLNFARAFRRENSDFFPLSKRHSAILGEATADAKSMASGGGGGQGLQQQQQQRSSAIFSRSSRNKFEPILTNFSLNNPSGSDDERRSSSSSRQTPPRHGQQDGGGGARGTGVGGGAGGGGAGTPKEGGNGGRQPSPLASAQVTPRNMDFLRPRREKTESVIFVRNSPNRPQQSLLFDGQQKNRSGENSSLGTPGQRTSSVLPDLLSQASPATPPRHDKSASEEYRAAVNASVQSNLVPGSMQPKPFLPAPNSTNSATNTTTNNNLSAAGPATTTPGSRGNASPHSTVSNSSSSRNNSPNHSINTRLLSSSSNSSSSAVVVNHKLLNNNHLLPPPYHQQYHQQSPHHHQMQHHLPMGTMPVHLLPGANGNANHQQQSSGAAQQPSPQQPQQPLPVSPFSLALQQKQRSFLTFGFGAQSGGSAASRRESHVNVNVTPTSHDATSDTPEIRKYKKRFNSEILCAALWGVNLLIGTENGLMLLDRSGQGKVYQLISRRRFQQMEVLEGQNILVTISGKKNRVRVYYLSWLKSKILRTDGLTDQQVERRNGWINVGDLQGAVHFKIVKYERIKFLVIALKDSIEIYAWAPKPYHKFMAFKSFGELMHRPLLVDLTVEEQTRLKVIYGSAEGFHAVDLDSATVYDIYLPKHTQGPISPHCIVTLPNSNGMQLLLCYDNEGVYVNTMGRVSKNIVLQWGEMPTSVAYIGTGQIMGWGNKAIEIRSVETGHLDGVFMHKKAQRLKFLCERNDKVFFSSAKGGSSCQIYFMTLNKPGMANW from the exons GGTCGCCACACAAAGACTGGACAACTCGCTGCCATTAAGGTGATGGACGTcaccgaggaggaggaggaggaaatcAAACTGGAGATCAACGTATTAAAGAAATATTCCAACCATCGCAACATTGCCACGTACTATGGTGCATTTATCAAAAAGACGCCCGCCGGCAAGGACGACCAGCTCTGGCTGGTGATGGAGTACTGCGGGGCCGGTTCCGTCACCGATCTGGTCAAATCGACCAAGGGCCAGAGCCTGAAGGAGGAGTGGATCGCGTACATCTGTCGCGAGATTCTGCGCGGTCTGAGCTACCTGCACACGAACAAGGTGATACACCGCGACATCAAGGGCCAGAACGTGCTGCTGACCGACAATGCCGAGGTGAAGCTGGTCGATTTCGGTGTCTCGGCCCAGCTGGACAAAACCATCGGCCGGCGGAACACCTTCATCG GTACACCCTACTGGATGGCACCGGAAGTCATAGCTTGTGATGAAAACCGGGACGCGACGTACGACAACCGGTCCGACCTCTGGTCACTAGGTATTACCGCGCTCGAGATGGCAGAGTCGCAGCCACCGCTGTGCGATCTCCATCCGATGCGTGCGCTCTTCTTAATCCCGCGCAATCCGCCACCGCGCATGAAGTCGAAGAAATGGTCGAAGAAGTTCCACAGCTTCATCGATACGGTGCTGG TGAAAGACTACCACCAACGGCCTTACACGGAGCAGTTACTGAAGCATCCCTTCATCAAAGAGCAACCAACAGAAAGACAAGTTAGAATACAGCTTAAAGATCATATCGATAG GTGTAAGAAGCGTAAGCAGGAGAAGGAACGCGACGACTATCGTTACTCCGGATCAgaaaacgacgacgacgacggccaaACTGCTGGCGAGCCGTCGTCCATCATACAGGCGCCGGGCAACGATACGCTGCGGCGTACGTTCCACCAGATACAGGAGGGCCGAATGCAGAACGCCGAACAACAGCAGCCACCGAATCGCAATCAGAAACCGCAACCT CGTGACGAGCGAAGTAAACCGCAGCCGGTGGAGGAACCGGGCCCACCGTCGAGACCGCAGCTGCCGCAGCGACTCATAGTGGTGCCGGACCCGCCGGCCAACAGCAACGCCAACCGACCGCTGCCACCGACACCGCGCAGTGGCAGCGGCTCGTCCTCCCAGCCGCAACAGCCATCGTCACAGACGCCGCAGCAGCCGGCGCGCAATCAGCAAAACTTCTTCAAACCAGTG ctgccaccgAGACGACCTGAG gaactggACATGTTGGCCGCACAACTAAACGAACTGGGCGTCTCCTCCCCCCCGCAGCAGTCGCAGCAAGCGCAGCCGGAGGCACCGCCGCGGAACAATCGGCCCCAGCCCGGACCGCCCGTGCCCggatcgcaacagcagcaacagcaggtcAGTGCAGGTGGGGTTGGTGCCAGCGGCGTCGGCAAGGCGCCCGCCATCGCACCGAACGGCAACAATAACAGCAGCAATGGGGCcggcggcggcagtggcggcggcGTTGGTGGCAACATCAATAACAATAACCATCATCCGCAACCGATCAATCCGCTCGATCCGATCGAAAGCTCCGACTCGGACTCGGAACCGGAGGAACCGAACGGCCGAACACGAAACGACGGCACGCTTCTGGCCAGCGATCCACCGATGCCACT TCCCGAATTTTCCTATAGGACGGGTGGCTTGGGAGTGCTCGCCGAATCCGACCAGAACAATCAGTCGTCGTCGAGTACGAcggcgggcggcggcggcggcggtgccaGCGGAGCCAGTGTCCTGTCGCcaccgggcggcggcggcggcggcggtggtggaccCCCGAACCGACCACTACCACCAACGCCGGACGACGATGACGCGCAGGGCGACGGGACACTCATCAAGCGG AACTTCGACAATAAATCAACCCCGTCCCTCGGAACGACCACCACCTCGTCGTCCGCGTCGACCGGCTCGACCACCCACTCCGAGAGCGACGAAGCCGTCCTGCTGCGCGATTGGGACTTCGAGCGGTTCTTCCCGTCGAACGAGCGCCCGAAAGCGGCCCAGCGCCACTCGATGTCCGACAAgacgtcctcctcctcctccaacTCGCCGGCCGACTCGAACGGCCGGCTCCGTCCGCCGAACGCGATCGACAATAAAACGCGCAAGGAGCTGGCCAACTCGACCGCCTCCTGTGGGATGAAAAAGCCCTACCCGCACCATGGCATGAACCTGGCGTACGCAGAGAAGCGCAAGGTCGAGGAGATGAACAACAAGATCCGGCTGGAGGAGCAGGTGAAGCACGAAATATTCACCCGCCAGCGGTTGCAGTTCGATAAGGCGTCGTCACCTTCGAGAGGCCCGGGAGGGCAACAgtctcaacagcagcagcagcagaatgcCCACAAACGCCAAGAATCGGACTCGCGGCTGCCGCTCAACtttgcccgtgccttccggcGCGAAAATTCAGACTTTTTCCCACTGTCCAAGCGCCACTCGGCCATACTGGGCGAAGCGACCGCCGACGCGAAATCAATGGCCtcgggtggcggtggtggtcagggtttgcaacagcagcagcagcagcgctccAGTGCGATCTTTTCacgcagcagccgcaacaagTTTGAGCCCATCTTGACCAACTTCTCGCTGAACAATCCGTCCGGAAGCGATGACGAGCGGCGGTCGTCCTCCTCATCGCGACAGACTCCACCACGCCACGGTCAGCAGGACGGCGGTGGGGGTGCAAGAGGAACAGGTgtaggaggaggagcaggaggaggaggtgctgGCACACCAAAGGAAGGTGGGAACGGAGGGCGACAGCCGAGTCCACTGGCAAGCGCGCAGGTGACACCGCGCAACATGGACTTCTTGCGTCCGCGGCGCGAAAAAACTGAATCCGTCATCTTCGTACGTAACTCGCCCAACCGGCCGCAGCAATCGCTGCTGTTTGATGGTCAACAG AAGAATCGCTCGGGTGAGAATAGTAGCCTCGGTACGCCCGGTCAGCGAACGAGCAGCGTCCTGCCGGATCTACTTAGTCAAGCTTCACCGGCGACGCCTCCAAGACATGACAAGTCCGCCAGCGAAGAG TATCGGGCCGCTGTTAACGCCTCCGTTCAGTCCAACCTCGTCCCTGGTAGCATGCAACCCAAACCCTTCCTTCCAGCTCCAAACAGTACCAATAGCgcaaccaacaccaccaccaacaacaacctaAGCGCTGCTGGCcctgctactactactcccGGCAGTCGGGGGAACGCTTCGCCCCACTCGACCGTGTCGAACTCGTCGTCCTCCCGCAACAACAGTCCCAACCATTCGATTAACACTAGACTCCTaagcagtagtagtaatagtagtagtagcgcgGTCGTCGTTAATCATAAACTGCTCAATAACAATCATTTACTACCTCCTCCCTACCATCAACAATACCACCAACAATCGCCCCACCATCATCAAATGCAACATCATCTGCCAATGGGGACGATGCCGGTGCATCTGCTTCCCGGTGCGAATGGGAACGCgaaccaccaacaacaatcgTCCGGTGCTGCACAACAACCATCgccacaacaaccacaacaaccgctTCCGGTGTCGCCATTCTCGCTCGCGCTACAACAGAAGCAGCGCAGCTTCCTCACGTTCGGCTTTGGCGCACAGTCCGGTGGATCGGCCGCATCACGGCGCGAGAGTCACGTGAACGTGAACGTGACGCCGACGTCGCACGATGCAACGAGTGATACGCCCGAAATACGGAAGTACAAGAAGCGTTTCAACTCCGAGATACTGTGCGCGGCCCTGTGGGGTGTCAATTTGCTGATCGGCACGGAGAACGGGCTGATGTTGCTCGATCGCTCCGGCCAGGGCAAG GTGTACCAGCTGATATCCCGTCGGCGGTTCCAGCAGATGGAGGTGCTCGAAGGCCAGAACATACTGGTGACCATCTCGGGCAAGAAGAACCGTGTCCGCGTCTACTACCTGTCCTGGCTCAAGTCAAAGATTCTCCGCACCGACGGGCTGACGGAT CAACAAGTGGAACGCCGCAACGGCTGGATCAATGTCGGTGATCTGCAGGGTGCAGTGCATTTCAAGATCGTCAAGTACGAGCGGATCAAGTTCCTCGTGATCGCTCTGAAGGACTCGATCGAGATCTACGCCTGGGCCCCGAAGCCCTACCATAAGTTTATGGCTTTTAAG AGCTTCGGAGAGCTGATGCATCGCCCACTGTTGGTCGATCTGACCGTGGAGGAGCAGACGCGGCTAAAGGTCATCTACGGGTCGGCGGAAGGTTTCCATGCGGTCGATCTCGACTCGGCTACCGTTTACGATATCTATCTTCCTAAGCAT ACTCAGGGTCCAATTTCGCCACACTGTATCGTAACGCTGCCGAACTCGAACGGtatgcagctgctgctttgCTACGACAACGAAGGTGTCTACGTCAACACGATGGGCCGGGTGTCGAAGAACATCGTGCTGCAGTGGGGCGAAATGCCAACCTCCGTCGCGTACATCGGCACCGGCCAGATCATGGGCTGGGGCAACAAAGCAATCGAG attcgTTCGGTAGAAACCGGCCACCTGGACGGTGTGTTTATGCACAAAAAGGCGCAGCGTCTCAAGTTCCTGTGCGAGCGGAACGACAAGGTTTTCTTCAGCAGTGCCAAAGGCGGCTCATCCTGTCAGATCTACTTCATGACGTTGAACAAACCGGGCATGGCCAACTGGTAG
- the LOC120898355 gene encoding serine/threonine-protein kinase mig-15 isoform X11 — MAHQMLAPSVNCSLDDIDLNALKDPAGIFELIEVVGNGTYGQVYKGRHTKTGQLAAIKVMDVTEEEEEEIKLEINVLKKYSNHRNIATYYGAFIKKTPAGKDDQLWLVMEYCGAGSVTDLVKSTKGQSLKEEWIAYICREILRGLSYLHTNKVIHRDIKGQNVLLTDNAEVKLVDFGVSAQLDKTIGRRNTFIGTPYWMAPEVIACDENRDATYDNRSDLWSLGITALEMAESQPPLCDLHPMRALFLIPRNPPPRMKSKKWSKKFHSFIDTVLVKDYHQRPYTEQLLKHPFIKEQPTERQVRIQLKDHIDRCKKRKQEKERDDYRYSGSENDDDDGQTAGEPSSIIQAPGNDTLRRTFHQIQEGRMQNAEQQQPPNRNQKPQPRDERSKPQPVEEPGPPSRPQLPQRLIVVPDPPANSNANRPLPPTPRSGSGSSSQPQQPSSQTPQQPARNQQNFFKPVLPPRRPEELDMLAAQLNELGVSSPPQQSQQAQPEAPPRNNRPQPGPPVPGSQQQQQQVSAGGVGASGVGKAPAIAPNGNNNSSNGAGGGSGGGVGGNINNNNHHPQPINPLDPIESSDSDSEPEEPNGRTRNDGTLLASDPPMPLPEFSYRTGGLGVLAESDQNNQSSSSTTAGGGGGGASGASVLSPPGGGGGGGGGPPNRPLPPTPDDDDAQGDGTLIKRILNLKWKNFELQTVNCLKNRSGENSSLGTPGQRTSSVLPDLLSQASPATPPRHDKSASEEYRAAVNASVQSNLVPGSMQPKPFLPAPNSTNSATNTTTNNNLSAAGPATTTPGSRGNASPHSTVSNSSSSRNNSPNHSINTRLLSSSSNSSSSAVVVNHKLLNNNHLLPPPYHQQYHQQSPHHHQMQHHLPMGTMPVHLLPGANGNANHQQQSSGAAQQPSPQQPQQPLPVSPFSLALQQKQRSFLTFGFGAQSGGSAASRRESHVNVNVTPTSHDATSDTPEIRKYKKRFNSEILCAALWGVNLLIGTENGLMLLDRSGQGKVYQLISRRRFQQMEVLEGQNILVTISGKKNRVRVYYLSWLKSKILRTDGLTDQQVERRNGWINVGDLQGAVHFKIVKYERIKFLVIALKDSIEIYAWAPKPYHKFMAFKSFGELMHRPLLVDLTVEEQTRLKVIYGSAEGFHAVDLDSATVYDIYLPKHTQGPISPHCIVTLPNSNGMQLLLCYDNEGVYVNTMGRVSKNIVLQWGEMPTSVAYIGTGQIMGWGNKAIEIRSVETGHLDGVFMHKKAQRLKFLCERNDKVFFSSAKGGSSCQIYFMTLNKPGMANW; from the exons GGTCGCCACACAAAGACTGGACAACTCGCTGCCATTAAGGTGATGGACGTcaccgaggaggaggaggaggaaatcAAACTGGAGATCAACGTATTAAAGAAATATTCCAACCATCGCAACATTGCCACGTACTATGGTGCATTTATCAAAAAGACGCCCGCCGGCAAGGACGACCAGCTCTGGCTGGTGATGGAGTACTGCGGGGCCGGTTCCGTCACCGATCTGGTCAAATCGACCAAGGGCCAGAGCCTGAAGGAGGAGTGGATCGCGTACATCTGTCGCGAGATTCTGCGCGGTCTGAGCTACCTGCACACGAACAAGGTGATACACCGCGACATCAAGGGCCAGAACGTGCTGCTGACCGACAATGCCGAGGTGAAGCTGGTCGATTTCGGTGTCTCGGCCCAGCTGGACAAAACCATCGGCCGGCGGAACACCTTCATCG GTACACCCTACTGGATGGCACCGGAAGTCATAGCTTGTGATGAAAACCGGGACGCGACGTACGACAACCGGTCCGACCTCTGGTCACTAGGTATTACCGCGCTCGAGATGGCAGAGTCGCAGCCACCGCTGTGCGATCTCCATCCGATGCGTGCGCTCTTCTTAATCCCGCGCAATCCGCCACCGCGCATGAAGTCGAAGAAATGGTCGAAGAAGTTCCACAGCTTCATCGATACGGTGCTGG TGAAAGACTACCACCAACGGCCTTACACGGAGCAGTTACTGAAGCATCCCTTCATCAAAGAGCAACCAACAGAAAGACAAGTTAGAATACAGCTTAAAGATCATATCGATAG GTGTAAGAAGCGTAAGCAGGAGAAGGAACGCGACGACTATCGTTACTCCGGATCAgaaaacgacgacgacgacggccaaACTGCTGGCGAGCCGTCGTCCATCATACAGGCGCCGGGCAACGATACGCTGCGGCGTACGTTCCACCAGATACAGGAGGGCCGAATGCAGAACGCCGAACAACAGCAGCCACCGAATCGCAATCAGAAACCGCAACCT CGTGACGAGCGAAGTAAACCGCAGCCGGTGGAGGAACCGGGCCCACCGTCGAGACCGCAGCTGCCGCAGCGACTCATAGTGGTGCCGGACCCGCCGGCCAACAGCAACGCCAACCGACCGCTGCCACCGACACCGCGCAGTGGCAGCGGCTCGTCCTCCCAGCCGCAACAGCCATCGTCACAGACGCCGCAGCAGCCGGCGCGCAATCAGCAAAACTTCTTCAAACCAGTG ctgccaccgAGACGACCTGAG gaactggACATGTTGGCCGCACAACTAAACGAACTGGGCGTCTCCTCCCCCCCGCAGCAGTCGCAGCAAGCGCAGCCGGAGGCACCGCCGCGGAACAATCGGCCCCAGCCCGGACCGCCCGTGCCCggatcgcaacagcagcaacagcaggtcAGTGCAGGTGGGGTTGGTGCCAGCGGCGTCGGCAAGGCGCCCGCCATCGCACCGAACGGCAACAATAACAGCAGCAATGGGGCcggcggcggcagtggcggcggcGTTGGTGGCAACATCAATAACAATAACCATCATCCGCAACCGATCAATCCGCTCGATCCGATCGAAAGCTCCGACTCGGACTCGGAACCGGAGGAACCGAACGGCCGAACACGAAACGACGGCACGCTTCTGGCCAGCGATCCACCGATGCCACT TCCCGAATTTTCCTATAGGACGGGTGGCTTGGGAGTGCTCGCCGAATCCGACCAGAACAATCAGTCGTCGTCGAGTACGAcggcgggcggcggcggcggcggtgccaGCGGAGCCAGTGTCCTGTCGCcaccgggcggcggcggcggcggcggtggtggaccCCCGAACCGACCACTACCACCAACGCCGGACGACGATGACGCGCAGGGCGACGGGACACTCATCAAGCGG ATTTTGAATCTAAAGTGGAAAAATTTCGAACTGCAAACCGTGAACTGTTTA AAGAATCGCTCGGGTGAGAATAGTAGCCTCGGTACGCCCGGTCAGCGAACGAGCAGCGTCCTGCCGGATCTACTTAGTCAAGCTTCACCGGCGACGCCTCCAAGACATGACAAGTCCGCCAGCGAAGAG TATCGGGCCGCTGTTAACGCCTCCGTTCAGTCCAACCTCGTCCCTGGTAGCATGCAACCCAAACCCTTCCTTCCAGCTCCAAACAGTACCAATAGCgcaaccaacaccaccaccaacaacaacctaAGCGCTGCTGGCcctgctactactactcccGGCAGTCGGGGGAACGCTTCGCCCCACTCGACCGTGTCGAACTCGTCGTCCTCCCGCAACAACAGTCCCAACCATTCGATTAACACTAGACTCCTaagcagtagtagtaatagtagtagtagcgcgGTCGTCGTTAATCATAAACTGCTCAATAACAATCATTTACTACCTCCTCCCTACCATCAACAATACCACCAACAATCGCCCCACCATCATCAAATGCAACATCATCTGCCAATGGGGACGATGCCGGTGCATCTGCTTCCCGGTGCGAATGGGAACGCgaaccaccaacaacaatcgTCCGGTGCTGCACAACAACCATCgccacaacaaccacaacaaccgctTCCGGTGTCGCCATTCTCGCTCGCGCTACAACAGAAGCAGCGCAGCTTCCTCACGTTCGGCTTTGGCGCACAGTCCGGTGGATCGGCCGCATCACGGCGCGAGAGTCACGTGAACGTGAACGTGACGCCGACGTCGCACGATGCAACGAGTGATACGCCCGAAATACGGAAGTACAAGAAGCGTTTCAACTCCGAGATACTGTGCGCGGCCCTGTGGGGTGTCAATTTGCTGATCGGCACGGAGAACGGGCTGATGTTGCTCGATCGCTCCGGCCAGGGCAAG GTGTACCAGCTGATATCCCGTCGGCGGTTCCAGCAGATGGAGGTGCTCGAAGGCCAGAACATACTGGTGACCATCTCGGGCAAGAAGAACCGTGTCCGCGTCTACTACCTGTCCTGGCTCAAGTCAAAGATTCTCCGCACCGACGGGCTGACGGAT CAACAAGTGGAACGCCGCAACGGCTGGATCAATGTCGGTGATCTGCAGGGTGCAGTGCATTTCAAGATCGTCAAGTACGAGCGGATCAAGTTCCTCGTGATCGCTCTGAAGGACTCGATCGAGATCTACGCCTGGGCCCCGAAGCCCTACCATAAGTTTATGGCTTTTAAG AGCTTCGGAGAGCTGATGCATCGCCCACTGTTGGTCGATCTGACCGTGGAGGAGCAGACGCGGCTAAAGGTCATCTACGGGTCGGCGGAAGGTTTCCATGCGGTCGATCTCGACTCGGCTACCGTTTACGATATCTATCTTCCTAAGCAT ACTCAGGGTCCAATTTCGCCACACTGTATCGTAACGCTGCCGAACTCGAACGGtatgcagctgctgctttgCTACGACAACGAAGGTGTCTACGTCAACACGATGGGCCGGGTGTCGAAGAACATCGTGCTGCAGTGGGGCGAAATGCCAACCTCCGTCGCGTACATCGGCACCGGCCAGATCATGGGCTGGGGCAACAAAGCAATCGAG attcgTTCGGTAGAAACCGGCCACCTGGACGGTGTGTTTATGCACAAAAAGGCGCAGCGTCTCAAGTTCCTGTGCGAGCGGAACGACAAGGTTTTCTTCAGCAGTGCCAAAGGCGGCTCATCCTGTCAGATCTACTTCATGACGTTGAACAAACCGGGCATGGCCAACTGGTAG